The Schistocerca nitens isolate TAMUIC-IGC-003100 chromosome 8, iqSchNite1.1, whole genome shotgun sequence genome includes the window ttttggaaGTGTGAATATATCTAGGTAAACTTCCACTTCCTAAAATTTCAAGGATTTGCTTGAAGGTGGGTGTTATTTCCTGAAATTTCTggatgatttgacatggaatgaccccaacCATATCCATTCCATATGACAACTGCCAAAAGTTTCTCATTTTGAATTCATCTTTTAACACATCTGGTGTGGTTGCTAAACAAGAACTATCACTCCAATGTGTGCACTGGGGCTTGAAGTGAGGGCCTAGAATTTCAGTAATGTTGGCAATGACTCCATTCAGATGTAACTTCAAAAGTAAAAGTTTGCATGCACCTTTTTCATCTGTAAACATGTTGAGATACAATCTTTCAGACAGATTGATCTGGAACATAGCCTGAAGCTGTATTACATAATGCAAAAATCTTTGACGAGTGAGGATGATCTAGCTTATATTCTTCTATGATGTAGAAAATGAGTTTAATTAGTAATAATACATAATAGGCAGCAGTTGTTTGAAGATACTGTTAGTGCGACTCGCTGTTTGTTTGATTAATTAAGCTGTAGGTGTCACTTCGCAATCAGTCGTGTTCGCAGGTTTCTTTCCGCTTCAGCTTCTAagttttacagtgtttgtatgccTTATTTGGGCTTCTAGTCCATATCTAAGAGTGTCTAATTCTCACAGCTATAATACCattaaaatgaggaagaattaagaACACCATCTCAGGTTTCATTATCATTACTCTAACATGCAGTTTACATAGTCTTAAGGCATCGTCTTCAAATGCTAAATCGTGTCAGTTGATGGCACAGCTTCAGTGTATGACAAAGGTATTGGTGCAACACTTCACATGTTGCCAGTTGACATGATGCAGAATTTGAAGCTGCGATCGGGCAGTGAAACATTACTGAAGTGTGCTGACACTATTGTAACGTGAGCTAGGTCTCCGAACTGTCTATTGCTGTTGTCCCTGCAGATCACGCCGCATTTGAGACAGTGGAATGGGTCTAGGCTATTTGACTGGAACAATTATAATTATTGGGTCTTCCTTTGGGTTCTCCTTGTGTTTCTTTATGTAACTACTAAAAAGGGGGTACATTACTGAATACATCTGATTTTCTAAGAAgatctgttcctctgctgtactccAGGTGTTATTTATAAACTAGCACTAAGCTGAGAGATCGTAATTGCTCAATTTGTAACTGTATGGAAATGAACATAGAATTTTAAGCTATTGTGAACTCTCACATTTTTTGGACttacataataatttatttttcttttatcggATTATTCCATAAGTGTAACTGGTAAAATGCTATTCAGAtttaatacattttgtattttattgACCAGTCGTCTAAAACAGTGAGTGAAATTGGATTGTAAGTAATGCAACGGACGCCCGAAGACGGTATCTCGGTTACACAGTTTTTATTATGTTTTGTTGTGGGAATCTCTTTTATGTTTGAtacttagtgtgtgtgtgtatcattacAGTATTCGGAGTAGCATCTATTGACTCATTGCTCTGAGGGAATTTAATTTTCTTTCACCACACTCAATTCAACTTTATCTTGCTTGTGTTTATCATCTCAGAATGAAGGAATCTGTATACAAGTCTATAACCCTTTTCCCTATTACATTCTGAAATTTCATcagtataagtgtgtgtgtgtgtgtgtgtgtgtgtgtgtgtgtgtgtgtgtgtttgtttgtttccccccccccccaaaaatctgTTTGATTTAATGTGTACTTACTTCGgcataaattatttctttacagAAAAAGATGAACATATTATACGGAAACAAGAAGAAGTATTGCAGGAGTCTATGATGATGGTTCCAGATTGCCAGCGACGCTTATGGAAGGCTTATGAGGAACTCAAGGGAATAATTGACAATGAATTAGACATGGCTGAAAATGAAGATTATATGGCAGCtgtgaaggctttggaagatgcGAAACCTCAGTTGCCAACAATAATGGCAAACATGTCTTAAAACTTTATTGAACTAATTGTATTCTAAAAGACAGTTTTAATGACATTCCGTGCTTCATATTACAAGTGACAGCACTAATAATTTGCATTTAACATACGTTTAATATTTTGTGTACTTTGAAGGACTTAAAGGAAAAGGTATAGGTATCAAGACTGACAGTGCAAAAAATGGCAAACAACCTAGCATCTCAGTCACAGTGCATTACAGATAGTGACAAATTTGCGTTGTGGCATCCTCCCCCACATGGAGTAACTCCTCCAGCCTCAGTGCCATCCTGCTTCAATGTACCACCTCCCCCTTTTTCACAGCCTCCTCCAACGTCCATACAcagactaccaccaccaccaccaccaccaccaccaccaccacctcctcctccccctcccccacctgcccttcctcctcctcctcctcttcaattCTGCACATATCCCCCTTTTGTTGCTCCTGCAcagcaaattttcaacttgccaaataatggaagcaacactgctCACATCCACACAGTCCAGGATACTCAGCAGAGTTCGTGTTTCCAAGTTCAAACTTCATCTTGGATTTcttctcaggataatttaggtgtgCAGTTTGATGATGAAAGTCAAGATGAAAAGTGGGTGAGACAGTTCCTGTTTCAGAGAAGACAGCCTCTTCAGCAAAGACCAGCTCAAAGAAAACTGAAGGTCAGTAAAAAAATAAGAATGCCTACTTAAATTTCGTTTTTTGATAACTTTTGGACTTAAAAAGGCAGAAGATTTCGATATTGACAACCGTTCTCCAGTAGTACAGAGATTGTAGTGGAAGTTGCTCTCATAGGTTACCTATATCacttttaagttgttttttttttttagtggactGAACCTAGCAATAGTAGATGTAGACTTTGACCTGAGATATTATGTTGTGGTGTATGACCTCATATGTGCATTGATAGAATACTAAAAAAATTTAAGTTGCTTCTAggctgcttttttaaaaaatagtttgtAGTGATGGATTGATCTGTAGCTGAGACGAAGTTATATGGAAAGATGGGAGAAGATAGGTTGTAAGTTGTTCAACAATTTAATATCGTGAGAATAAAAGGTAGATTGTTCATCACCACACAgagaggtgctgagtcgcagacagccaCAGTGAAAATGACAGCTAAAAtaattaagcttttggacaaaaccCTTCTtccaaaattgaaagaaaaaaacacacatgcATATGGCCGCTGTCTCAGGGTGCAGGGTCCCGACTGCATTTGATGTGAACAGCAatgtgctggtgtgtgtgtgtgtgtgtgtgtgtgtgtgtgtgtgtgtgtgtgtgtgtgtgtgtgtgtgtgtggtggggggggggaggtaaggtggcaatgtggggaggggagggatagcaaGGTGAGGAGATGGGAGGATGTGCTGCAGGGGAAGGAAAGAAGTAGGGAAGCAATAGTAGGTGCATTGGTCAAATAGGAgtgtgtgtagtgctggagtgggagcaggaaaaGGGATTGGTAGGTGGAGGGCAGGGACTAGTGAAGGAGAGACCAGGTGGGATTACAGGAACAAAGGACAAGTGAAGCACACCATACTGAGCAGCTTGTTCAGCAACTGGGTAGTCCAGCtgtctcttgaccacagtttggcagtagcCATTCACTTGGACagattgtcatgcccatgtagaaacaCACTattattgcagcttagtttgtggATCACATGACTTCTTTCACAGGTAGCTATGCCCTTGATGGGTCAGAGATGCCTGtggacaggactggagtaggttgtaGGGGGAGGACATAATGGGACAGGTCATGCATCTAGGTCTGTTGCAAGGATATGAGGCAAGGGTTTGGGAGCAGTGGTGGATTAGGGATtggcaagtatattgtgtaggtttgatggatggtggaataccactgtgggagggatggggaaTATACTCCTCATTTCAAGATATGGCAAGAGTAAGTCAAAACCCGagaggagaatgtgattcagttgcccccATTCCTGGGTGTACTGAGTCATGAGAGGGGTATTCCTTTGTGGCTCAACAATGGGTATGTGGGAGGTGGTAGGCAaactggagagacaaggcatgggagataATGCTTCTGGGTCGGGTTCGGAGGTTAATTTTGGTCAGTGAAGGCCTTAGTAAGACCCTTGCCATATTTGGAGAGggtctgcttgtcactacagatgtgttGGCCATAGGTGGCTAGGATGTAAGACATTCTTTGTATGTAATGGGTGGCAGGTGTCAGTTTTATGTGGACAgatgtactgatgtagccatccttgaggtgAAGCGAATCGGGAAGAAGGTGTTGAGATTTTTGAGGAATGTGGATACGGTGTTTTCACACGTAGTCCAGGTCACAAAAGTCATCATTAAATTAGAACCAGGTGAGAGGTGTGGGATTCTGTTTTGTTATTCATGTTATTGTGCACTTGGAATTTGATGAGTGGTCTGTCAGTTATTCCGATTACATTGAGTTAGTGCAGACAAGTGATACCAACAAATTCAGTATATTGGTTTTTACATTCCAAAGACACAGAATATAACGTCTTTCCTGCCTTGCCCTCCATTCCTACTCTATCACACGAAGTGGTGAATGCAAGAACTCCCTTTGAAGTCCAACGGACATGTTAGCTCATGCTTGCCAACTGTTTACACTGAAATACTGCTCTGTTCTGCGTGACCCCTCCCGcctgaggtttgagtcctccctcgggcaggggtgtgtgttgttcttagcacaagttaaagTTGTGCGTTAAgtcttgggactgatgacctcagcactttggtcccttaggaattcgcacacaattTGAACTGCTCGATTCCTGATGCTCATTAGTGAGTGTTTGCTCAAGTGTAAATGAAGGTTCAGAGATATCCACATCAAgagacatactctgcaagccattgtGAAATATATGGCAAAGATTTCAAGTGAGCTAGCCAGAGTCAGGGTGTTTCCATTTTCAGAAATGGACAGGGGTTGGGGCAGGAGTTAAAGGACTAACCTTTCCGTTAAAGGGCAGTTGGTAAGCTAATAATGTTGGAAAGCAGCATAGTTTTGAATCGTTCTTTATGTCGAGTTGCACCAACTGTGAATAGCCAGTGAGATTTAGTCTCCTCTCATCTCTTGGCATAAGTACAATAATGCTGAATGATAAGTGCTATTAACCATATTTCCCATACTCCTGTGTTGGTTGTAGAAACAGTTACAGGCACAGCATGCAGAAGGATCTATCTGTCTCCCACCCAACCCTCaaaccccccctccctctccccctccccctccccctctccccccctctccctctccccacctctccctcccttcctcccttcccttCTACCTGGTTCTCTTTCTCTCAACCTCTTGATCCCCTTTCTTGTGAATCATAGATATAGTCTTAAGAATTAAAAGGTAATAAAAATGCTTGAAGATGTTGACCATAATTCTATTTGATGAATGTTTTGCTGGTAACTTGTTTGTTTCATAATAAGAGCTTCTGTTCACTGCCATTGACTGATGGGTGGACGAATGAATGACAACATTACATTGATTTGTCAGCTGATTTAAACACATGGTTGTAAAATAGTGTGTActgtctctcctccccccccccccccctattttcattgtctacaccattacGGTTTCAGTAAATACATATGCGCTCACTGCACAACAGCAAACAATTGTCGGATGGAGGTAGTTACTAGTTAAAAAGAAATACGGCTGAAAAAGATTTTCTAAAGTTTGTAGAATTTTTGAGACAGGATTCTTGGAAATAATGAAACTACAGATACCATCTGCCTACTTTGACTTGTTTTGTCATCAAAATGGCAGGCAGATAAAATTCATCAGAATCCAATATGCATAAAACACAGGCCACAAAAAGAATTAATGGTTATCATGAGAACTTGCAAGCCAACTGTCATGTTCAATCTCTCCTGGATTGCAGGCTACACAACAGACAAGTATTTCCCCACAACCTAAATTAAAAACAGAGTTCAGTTTTCTATGTGTTTACATACATCGTGTGCCACATTATTACATCTCCAGGCAGTCACCATCCTGCATTTGCAAGTTCAGTTGACCCAAATTTCTGTATAATCCAGGAAAAAAGAGAACAGTGCACTAAGGCTGTGCAGTATCTGTAACTGTACATGAAAAACATCTGATGTGATTTTTATCTAGCAATATAAACTAGTGTCAACACAGTTTGAAGGAAGTGCAGAGTTTTTTTCAAGGAAACAACAAAAGTGTGGGCCAACTGCTAATGAAGTGGTGCTCTTTGAAAAATCAAATGCTTAGTTTTgcctcattttttaaatgttgtgcaaTATCAAAAGTTAATTAATGGAAAGGTTTCTGAAAGTACTATGAATTACTGTTCAGTACAATAGTGTTACAAACAAAGACCTCTTAAACAAAGACAGCGTGGTCCATGCATTGACAGATCTTACTTTTGTTTACATAATTGCCTCCATTACAATTTGGCTTGCAAGCAGATTTGTTAATAAATCAGAACATTCAGTTGCCTGTTACCTTGCTTTAAAAGCAATAGACATAGCACAATGTCGGTGAAATCTATGTATAAATATGACACAGACTTTGGAATAAATAATATTAGTTGATATgttgacagaaaactgaaattttatagaATGCGAGGATAGTATGTAGAATTCGAAAAATTATTAGGCAGGGTATGAAATGTATAACGTTTTGCCCAGGCATTTAATAGAATGTCCATTATGTTTAATGCAAAGTatgtaaaaatataatttaaatgttTTGATAGTTCAGAGATTCATAGACACATTGGTTGTAATAGTTTCAGTCCAGTTCGGTTGAAGTTCAGATGTCAGTTTGTCATTAACTAAAATAGAAGCTGCTTGCCATGATTGTGAAATTGTTGTGGTTGATGATTGTGTAGTTGCAACGAAACAAAGATTTTATAGTGTGTTACAGATAATCAGGAGTATTTTTTCAAGAAAGTGTTCTTCTGACAGATGATTGCTATAAGGAAATACTAAGGGATATGAATACAGCTAAGACAGTGGAAAAGAAGCAACCTTCTTGTTATTGCTTAATATGGAAGTACAGTGTAATGAACATCCAGCAAGCATAAAAACTCTTCCTATAACTGGTGCAATCAAATTTTACATACCACATGGTGAGTTTTAACAGACCTTGAGACCATTTTTTTCAATTGGCCATGGTGGAATATAATTCCTCGTAATACGGAGCTTTTCATACAAATCTGTGAACCCTTCCAGTAGAAACAAGAGCTGTAGAAAAGGTACAGTAGTAAAACCACTTACTTCTCTTGAAGTCAGTTCGTGATGCCAGGTTGATCTAATGAGATTTTCGAATTCATCCCAATACTGAATTCAGTTCATTCTAGTACATAAATATCACCTGACTAGTTTTGTTGTTAGTAAAGCCCTTAAAACAGATGGCAAAGGAAGTAGCATACCACTTCTACTCTTCATGGAGCTCCGTAAATCCTCCAGACAGACAATGTGCGGGAGTTTGccaaaaaaattgtttcaaatgtacGTAAGAGTACTGGTCCCAATTGAAAATTGTACATACGAAACCTTGTCATAGCCAAAATCAAGGAATTGTTGAAAGAGCAAACCAGGATGTGGCGTATATGTTAACATGTATGCAGAGTGAACAAAATAATCATTGGAGCATGGATTTAAGGTTCATCCAGTTAGTGGAAAAGTGGAGCATATTATTTCAATATCAGTAGTCTCCATATGAGGCTCTGGctgtgaaataaaggtttgactTAAACACATCAACCCTGCTACAAGAGATTTTAAATGAAGAATTGGAGGAGATTGCTGATACGTTAGTAAAGCTGGCAAATATGAAGATGTCTGTGAAAATCTGGCAGAAGCCCGCCTTAAGTTCGTTACAGCTGTGACTTCAACATTGACTCAAGCATCTGAAATACAAAGGTTCATTTGCTGTGTCCCTACAGAACCTACAAATGAAGCATACCAGTCAGTGTCCGTGAATGCCACATTAATGTCATATATGGGAATTAAGCTCCAATGAGGGAAGAAGTAATTTGATGTACGTATTACATGCACCCTTTGCCTAAAtaagaaaaagccattattggccAGTAAGACATAACAAAAAGAAATCCAGAGCCTCaagcaaagaaaataaaagtgCTCTCTGACAAAATGCTCCCATTAGTTGatctacagtttctgttgctgaaaCCGATAAAGGGTGTGATGATGGTTGCAACATTTTGGCTGTTGTGGTTGATGTGACAAAAGCCGAATTTTATAAATTGGATACCAGAGAAAATATTCGAAAGCAGTTGTACACAAGGTCAGAGTTCACGGCATCCAAGAAATATCTCCTAAATTCCAAAGATCTTTCGGTGGCAAAAGAAGTCTCTCTCAGGTCGGTTGCAACTCGGCAATCTATCGAGACTGGACAAGGATTTGTGAAGTGCATGTGTAAAAATGTATGCTAGAACCTATGATTGTGTGCAAAAGAAAAAGTTATTTGCAATACAAAATGTCATTTTAGTTCCACTTAGTGCATGAAAGTACAGCTTCGAAGTATAAAAAAGCTGAAGGCGTAGTGTCAGTTATTGTTTATCACTTTTCAATTGTAATAATAGTAATTCTTAAAAAGCTATTAAAACACACCTATTTCAGGATACGCTAGTTTTCAGGCACTCACAATTGTTACAGTTTTCATGGTTTAATTTAACTGTGATTAAATATTTAACTTTAGAGTTTGAACatgttatttcattgtaattttatcttGAACTTTGACATATCTGTAAAATGCTTGGATATTTTATATGGCATAGGCGTCGTCGGTGTTggtgtcgtcgtcgtcttcagtccagagactggtttgatacagctctgcaAGCCACTCTTATCTTGTGCaatcgtcatctcccagtacctactgcaacctacatccttctgtatcttccCCTATGATTTTtaacccccacgctgccctccaatactaaattggtgatcccttgatgcctcggaacatgtcctgccaactttTCCCAGGAAAAGTATTAAACGCCGTGCTAAAAAATTCTAGGCATTCTACACAATGCCTTCATTTGACACTTTGCTGGtaaacataaatatttatttatttatttacttatttatgtaacctgatcagattaggccCATTGGGTCCTCTCATACATTAAACAATGATTTCGCACAACAGTACATTTTTTACATTGTAGTTAACTAAGAAATAAGTTTTAGTAAAGTGGtataaatgatttgagtgtctggcATTTGAGTAAATAATGCGAaggactaataaagttaatactggcaataCATGTACTAGTGCAGCTGCTTTAAATTATTCTTCATCCTGAAACATTTCTGCTTACACAGGTCATTCTCAAAGCCTCTTTCAATCTTTTCTATTGCCCAAGGTCTGTTGTTCAGAATTTCCTCCCATGGAGTACTTTGATTCACGTCATCATTTACTTCAGTCTCTCGATGTTGTTCGTGGTCTTCGAATTGGTCTCCCAGATTCTGTCTATTACGTAGCTCTTtttggtaccgtatttactcgaatctaagccgcactttttttccagtttttgtaatccaaaaaaccgcctgcggcttagaatcgagtgcaaagcaagcggaagttctgaaaaatgttggtgggtgccgccacaactaacttatgccgtcgaatatatgtagcgctacacaggcatgctttataggcacaaagataaatactggcactaaatcctctgcgtcagtaaataaaattaaaaaaaaagagctttttttctccgccccgagtttcgaccactgcattttcatacattatccaacgaagtaaatacaaattccgtattgttcacagcatttcaatgtactacgaaaatctgactggcaagactgtttgggatgtttgtcaatatggccaactctacgttctgaattttttcctacctgtgagaagagatggttgctaataggaacttctatgaattgtgaatcacatgcagtattctcttcaccataagaagataaacattttgccatgtattgttatatgtttgctgctctctcatttaaatcctgtctgcctaataaactacgaagctagagtgagacaacagcaaacgtggaagaatatacatatcatgtcatgtttatattcgtattattcttatgcctaatagtgatacagtcagaaatgaagcacagcaattgactagattttaaaatctaagatgactctaatttctgtgcagaatgtaatgtactaaagaggtgtctgcaaagattttcaacggagaaaaattttcgctgaaccctcgttcagaacatctataatacgcagtgtattatttggttcttgttgatcattatcaaagaaagcagtgtaagtaacaacaaattgcagtctcttgccattgtttcgctaatgagacgattcctctcttttttttaattgtaaacggcagtagtgcgcacaaaagcaagccatgccgcgagccgcgacaggccgtaaacacgcactatcagaatgcgacaaacaatgcatgacacagtacagtaatgcattttcggcTTAGAgggacgtaaacacctataacaaagaaaacggcgcttatcagatcaaagaaaagtaCGCAATCAATGCAAACcaagtgaaaaaggaagggtacccgtacaaatacggacggagcgcctgacgcatagcaatggctacctagtaaagcttaactgctaaggttacaaCTCGAACCAAATTACTGTAGCTCTATCGTCATTCAtgcgacctaaattgtgtctcatattacaatggaccaactttgtttcgatttggagatgcggcctaaaacttttctctcccccttgaatttagagtctcaaatttcaggtgcggcttagattcggtaaaattttttttccttgatattgagtctcatttttcaagtgcggcttagattcgagtgcggcttagattcgagtaaatacggtagtctttCTGCTATAGCAAGCACAAACACTATTTATGGAACATAGTTCTTTATAGAGCAACAAGTAAGATCCAATGAAGTACAGGTTGTGTATAGCAGTAAACACATTGCTGGACAGCAGTAATAAAAGGTTACGGAATAGGCTGAGCACTCATTTGTGGtcgcttaaataatactgtttctttgacGACTCACCAGAACATACCAGGGGTCGACCCAGAAGGCATCTATAAGCAGGCCTGTGAATTGTATGGATGTCCAATCTCTGAAATGCCGTGtgtcatgagtgaaggtacatcactttctttcccattcttttAATGCAGCCAAAccatttcagactatttctctctaTAGTTCCTTGATGTAAAGCGAATTTCATATTGTTTTGGTTGTTATCATGTCCTTTCCAATCGTATCCATAACCTCTCATAGATAATAGTTCTCTGTTGTATTTTACTCAAGTCTTTCTTTGTCGAGGTCCAACATTTTGATTCATCTGTCAAAACTGGTAAATGATGTGTTTATTGAAGGTTAACTAAGAATTAAGTCCTCAATGAAATTTGaattacattaactgattttgtatCAGTAAAGGCTAGCAGTAAGTTCATGGAGCACTGTCCTTGTGGAATCCAAATGCAAGTTTGTGTGTTACCTCCATAAAAGTGACAGTTGGT containing:
- the LOC126198813 gene encoding tubulin-specific chaperone A produces the protein MADPRVKVIKIKTGVVKRLTKEKVVYEQEAEKQKERVQKLKEEEKDEHIIRKQEEVLQESMMMVPDCQRRLWKAYEELKGIIDNELDMAENEDYMAAVKALEDAKPQLPTIMANMS